In Chroicocephalus ridibundus chromosome 2, bChrRid1.1, whole genome shotgun sequence, the DNA window TTAAAATCCAACAGACCTGAAAATATTAGACAACCTATTTAATGCAtgagccctgggcaggggagaAGCTCACCCTGGACAAGAGTATCTCCAAATAAAAACCACGATTACACTTTGTGAAACTCCGCAGCCCAGCAAGGAAATCCCACATTTTATAACTGCCTCAAAGCTAAAGCATACACACCGAAACAAGCAACACAAATTATCTGAATATGAATGTAGCTTTAATATTCAATACCACTACCAAATCTATTAACTTCTCACAAGTAGCGATTAAAGTCACCATTTCTTAGTCTGAGTACGGTTAAAAGCTACTATgtctttttttacatttcttaaatcTTGCCCTAACGGGGCAGTTATAAAGTGTTCTCTGTAAATATTTGTGGAAGCTCATAAAATGGCTTTAAATACATTCGGTGACTAATAAATTAATGAGAggcaagaggggggaaaaaaattcaagacaatTTTAACAAAACCAGTTCCTAATTATCTCTTCGAAAGGTtatgttttggggatttttttgtgcaagagttttaggaagagagggaagaaaaggaaagagcattTTAATGCAGCCCTGTCAATCAGCTGTCACAGAGTTCATTTTTCAACCTCATCCATTATGCAGGATGGGGCTATTATTATTAAATGCATTTTCGCTCAAGCATGAGGCTTCAAGCAAGTAAGACAGGTGGCACACAGAAGGAAGACTGGCTGGCCTTCCCTTTGGggcacttctgctgctgcatctttAATACCAAACCAGGAAATTGCCAAGCTCTAACAGAAGCATTTGTTGAAGAACAAGCCCTTTTGTATATAATTACTTGAAGAGATTCATATAATAAGGTCATTAAAAAACGCTTTACTTCTCAACAGCGCATGATACTGGTTTACTCTCCACTCAGATTTAGGTTGTTCACAGCAACCATGCTAgtgcattttgctttttagatCTGAAGCAATAGCAGGGTGCTTCTAAGTTGGCGTTGCcatcactgaaacaaaaatataaaatgaaaatgtaaactgaaaatattaagaAGAATACGCTTTAAATTGTTCTTGATTGGGAGAAGTTGACATTGTTCTAAGAATATGTTTAGTTACCTTGCTCTAATAAACGAGGCACATGCCTTTATTCCAAATTTCTTCGACGTGTTCTGCTCCCAGGACTCGGAGGCTGAGCATTTCCCTTCGTTCATCCTTTCAGGTTCTTCTGAAGTACAGAGGAATTCTTTTGCAGCTTGGCTGCTGCTACAAGTCACTGCATTCTCCCTCTTTGTTTCGGTAGCAAGGCTGGACCAAGAGCCTTCTTTCTGGCCATCTGATCGGTGAGACTGCAAATTAATCTCTCTTCCAGTTGATGTTTTGAAACTACTATCACTTACACTAACCTCTTCAGACTGATTTAGATTTGTTTCTGGAATGACTATTGGAGACAAACTCTGTAAAAGGCTCATATAAGCTTCAGCAAGTAACTTCCAGTACCAAGGATTGAAAGGATGTAAGCAGATCAGTTGCTGCAGACACGTGATCTTTTTTTCTACATCTTCCAGACCCTGGTAAATGGCAAACTGCAGGTTGAGAACCGTCGTTAAGTGATCTGTGTTAGTAGCGCTGTTTCTCTAGAAACAAAAAGATAATAGATTAAAAACAGGAGAAGAACAGAATCATCCTTCAGAGCCTAAGAAAATGTCTCCCTGAATAATGACGCACAAATATCGCTaaaggtaatttttaaattatacaaaacTGTGCTCTTAACTTTAAATGATGAAACATGATACAGATCACGCCCAATCAAGCTGACGCTATTCCCTCTCGCTGCCTTGTCCCAGTCTGAAAGGGAAGAAGGCCCCAAATGCTGTCATTTGTTTATTTGCCTTCAGACTTTTATACAGCTGCCCTTCTTTGTAGTATAAACaccttttatataaaataaacagcagcgGTAAAATTCTAGCGGACTTCAGAGCCTCTGGACCTCTTCCTTTATGGGAAAAACTCAATTTGTGGTTAGATACCCTTCCTGGTGGCAGTTTGGCAGCGAGTATATGGAAATAAAAGGGAGTTTTGAATGGTCACTTTTATAGTGGAAAGATTTAAGCACTCATTTATCCCCTTTCTTATAATTCCTATTACATTACATTAATTCTGCCTGGCAGAGCATGATATTTAGTCCCTTCCAGGACTACCAGCCTCCCTGCACAGGGAGCTCATTGTGGTACAGGGTGTTCTGATTTCTAAAGAGTGATTATATCTGCAGTGACAGTTACCCTCTGTTTACCAAATACTCCGAGCACTGAACATCCTGAAGGATTATAcatataaagattatttttccagaaaatggtCCATATAAAAGAACTACTGGCAGTATTTTTGTGTTCAAAGCCTAAAAGAAAGATTGCATTATTTACCATTTTTTCTGCAATATCCAGAGCCTCCTCATGCCTTCCCAGGCGAGACAAACACCGAGCCTGGCCCTCTTGGACATCTCGTCTCATTGCAATGTTACTGGGAGGTAAGAGTAGTAAGCAGTTTGAGTATTCACACAGGGCTTTCTAGGAGTGTcgacaaaaagaaaagccaaacaaagcaGTGagagattttcatttaaaagcaagcCTGACTGTATGTTTTGTTTATGACTATGGTCACAAAGGGAATTCAGGAGCTGAAGTCCACGTTTTCCTTTCTCCGGACTCAGCTACCACCTATGCCAGCAACAGATGAGCTCCCCGGTACTACACAGCCAAGTCTAAATGGGGATGAGCAACCTCAATCCTAATTCATGTTTAAGCTCTGGCGGGATTCACCACACATCTGTCCACCTCTCCCCCACCAGGCCTGATCCAAAAGGGATCACCTACTGACCTGGACAACACGTGACACAAGGCATCTTTCCCCCAGCCACCAATTCAATGATCAGAGCACTCATCCTAAATTCAAATCTGTGACGTTCTCCACGGGAAGGTTTGAACCTGCAAGTACCTCACCTCACATGAATAATCACCAAGTTGGAGAATACCACAAGGAAGGTGAATCTCCATCGCTCCTGTAGGATGTTTCCAATTTgcatgaaataattaaatattaattgcgcaaaggaaaaagacaagaatgaGCAATACTTCTGTAACTTAATGCTCAGGGCACTCACTAGGACTCCAATTaacatttaaatacattaaattaagCATTCAGCGAAACTAAGGCTGGAATCTTGGTTCCTCACGCTTTGTGTAAGTGCTCAGACCAGAAGACTAAAGAGCAGTGCTCATTCTCCCGTCTctcaaaatgaatatttaattattccttGAAAACTTGAACGGTTCTAACAGAAAGAGCTTCCAGGCGACACACTCTAAGTACTTCCTAGCaaaatggctgaaatatttttcttccctggtgtTAAGCTTGCCTTCTTTCTCAAGCAAAAGAAGGAGCTCCCCTCTGCCCAGTGAGCGCAGCAGCCACTGGTGAAAATGGATCAGAGGACGGCTGCAGGACACCCCTGTTCGCCTTGTTATGTGACAAAGGGATATAACCTGGCAAGGACCAGGCATTACGAATCCCAAGCAGATTCTACAGTCACTTATATCCTAAAAATGGGCACAGCCTAGATCACCGCTGTCCTTGGCACTTCCTATCCAGTGACCTAGGCTGACGTAAAAAGGTATTCACAACGAGTGAAGAGATTACTACCCTCATTACTTATTTCCAGCCCCTTTTCTAAGGTCAGAGCTCTCAATTCTGTAATTTTATGTGCAGTCTAGTTCTGGTTCTGTCACAGTGATCCAGGTTAGCAATAAGACCAAAGACTAGACGTTTTTAACATGGATGACTGTGACAGAAAAGGGTTAGGAAGCGACGGTCTGTTCCACTGGCAGATCTGAGGGGGTGTCATTCTCTCCCAAGAGGGCACCACAGCACACAGCAAGGCACAATCTGCTCTTCCTGAGGGTCAGCAGCCATGTCTGACTGCAGCCTCAGGCATCTTTCTTCTCAGCATACTTTTATGAATCCCTTCAGGGCATCTCAGCTGAGATTCGAAAGCATCTGTCGGGTATAGACAAGGCAACAGTAGCGCTGGAATgacattaaaaagcagaagtcagCGCCAGCTGAGGTACAAAAAGATCCACAAATCCAATGGACAAAGCAAAAGGAGCGGAGTCTGAAGTCGGCCTGAGGGCTTAGAAATCAGGGAGACCGTAATGCAAACCATAGCCTGGAACAAGAAGCTATTACAGCTGAAACAACAGCAGAAGCGGTTAATTTCAACCGGGAAACAAAAGACTGTACCCTGCAACTAGGAATACAGAGGCAGGAGAGCATCCATAATCACGAATGTGGCTCAGGAAGTGAAGTAGGCAGTGAGGACAGGGTCTAGGACTACAGTGGGCAGGAACAGAAATGGGGAACATAAATGTACCCCAAAGGCACAACCAGACATCCAGAGCgaggggaggcagcagagaggtggGACAATTAATGATGAGGCTCCCAAGCCAACTGTCAGGAGCCTGACAACTACAGTCAGCCTTCACCCAACAGCGGGGGGAGCTCTGAGAAAGGTGAGCGGCAGCCAGGTGGTTGCCAGCGATCTGACAGCCTTTGTGGGACATGGTGTTACCTCCAGGAGCAGAGAAATCCACACACACGCTGGCTGACCATGACGTCCATGGCCACAAACACCAGCTCTGCCCACTACTGAACCACTTGGATAGGACAAGaaaaaatggcctcaagttgcaccaggggaggtttcggttgaatattaggaaaaatttcttcagagcAAGGGTTATCTAacattggaacaggatgcccagggaagtggtagaattgccatcctggaggtatttaaaagatgggtagacgcggagcttagggacatagtttagtggtggttttgtcagtgttaggttgatggttggactagatgatcttacaggccccttccaacctagatgattctatgattctatgtgcaagCTGATCCGGATCAGCTCTGGGTGCAAAGTAGAATTTTTGGACAGTTTACACTGACTTCACGCTGATTCCTGGAAAGACAGTATCTGGCTGGGGGAGCTTGCCAGAACACAGGTAGGTATCATGGCCTGACAGCAGTGCAGACAGCAGGATGGCTGTTCACCAGGTCACCGTGCCTGCCCACAGGGCTGTTGTGCCTTCAGCACAAACAAGGAGCCAACAAGCTGGACGCTACTGCACCACAGAGCCTAGCTGTGGCTCAGTCAGGAGGCTTTtatataaatcatagaatggtttgggttggaagggaccttaaagatcacctagttccaacccccctgccatgggcagggacacctcccactagaccaggctgctcaaagccccatccagcctggccttgaacacttccagggatggggcatccacagcttctctgggcaacctgttccagtgtctcaccaccctcagagtgaaagctttcttcccgatatctaatctaaatctcccctctttcagtttaaaaccattactcctcttCCTATCGCTACCTGGCtgtgtaaaaagtccctccccaactttcctgtaggccccttcgggtactggaaggggctgtaaggtctccccggagccttctcttctccaggctgaacaaccccaactctctcagcctgtcctcacagcagaggtgctccagccctcggatcatctttgtggcctcctctggacccgctccaacaggtccatgtccttcctgtcctgaggactccaaagctgcacacagtacacacatacacattcagTCAACACACCGGAGACTACAGGACCACCCCAGTTTACACCCCCACAACTTCCACCGACCGGGCCCCCAGGCCCTGCGAGAGCCCTGGAAATACCTCAAACTGGCGCTGCCGGTAGGCCCAGTCCGCCCGGAACTTGCTGGCCGTTAtcccgccgccgccttccccgccgTCCCCCTCGCTGCGAAACCACTGCGGGCACAGCACAAACCCGTCAGATGGGCCCGGatccgccccggcccggcccggcccgacccgacccgacccgacccgacccagCCGGCCCCTCGGGCCGCttccgcccgccgccccgctctcCTCACGCCTGGCTCGCAGTGCTTGGCGCCGCCGGCCGGCCCGGCGCTGCTGgccgggccccgctcccggcTCGGGGCAAAGAGGGAGTCCTCGAACTGCCAGCCCAGCAGCGGCTCCATCCCGCCGCTCCGCCCAGACCGGCCCCCGCCGCGCGGCGCCGGCAAGCGCGCCCCCTGCCGGGCCGCCGCTGCGGGAGGTCCAGCGAGCCGGGCGGCGCGGTGCAGGCGAGCCGCCGGGGGGCACCGAGTTGGGGGCGGTGCGGGCTagaggggcggcggcgggagcggccatCTTAggcggggcggtgtgaggggccgccgcccgccgggagctgtagtcctgACCGCCGCGCCCCGGGCCGGGCTCCCTCCGGGCCTCCACGCCGGGTGCTTGAGGCGGCCGCCTACAGAGGGCTGGGCGTTCTCCCCCGCTTCTCGGGCTGGGAGATGGGAGCCGGCTGCGGTAGGGCAGGCCAGGCCATCCACCAAACAGGCCCGGGGAGATGACTGGAAACAGGGGCGGTGGCAGCCTGGGCACCACCAGCCTTGCCAAGGGCGAGCCCATCGAGCGAAGTGAGAAGaatggccctggggctcctcgtTTCTGGCGTTTGCCCGTTGGCTTTAAGAAGCGGGTGTTCAGTGGGTGCAGCTTGTGCTCCTGAAGGCGCAGCAGGGCCGTCAGACCTCCCCGGCTCTGGTGAGGAGTTTGGTCACAAGTCACTGTAATGGACATGTTGTAAGATCTTATAACAAATAGTTGAACCAAAGCATCCCGTGCTTTGATAAATCAATTGCATAATTGTAGAGTTGTTCTGTTAATATTTCGGCCCAGTGCCTGTGCGGGGGTGGGTGGGAGTGTATTTTGGTAACTTTTCCATTTAAGTTCTGCCCCAAAGCAGAAGGGGAAACTTGTGAAATCTCAGGCTTTCAGAGACAGGATTTCCCAAAGCCCCGTACGCTGACTGTGCTATGGGAAATGGGGACACAACAAAGTGAAGGCTGATCCTAGAGCTTCTTCAAGACGTAAAGATTCTCAGGCACACCGTTGCTCAGTAGCAGCACCCAGGTGAAGTTGTAGGtaccccagctgcctgccctgcctcaTCACACTACTGTGCACATAGTGTACTGTGTTTTAGGTGTATTGCAGCGCTGTTTCCTCTTTCCACCTTGCCAGTCTGTCCATCCAGGAAGGTCCATTTTGTCCCATCTAATCACCATGTAGGTTTGGAGAAGGTGAGCTGAAAAGTCATCCTTGCACTTCCTTAACGTGCAAAATGGACTAATGAACTCGTCTATACCAGAACAGCTTTTGAGGCCAAAACACTCCTTGTATGGATAATTTTAAAGGTTTCCTTCTAGTAGACATGTAAAATGTGGGTTCtgggttagggtttttttcttctttttaagtggATGTATGCTCAAAATATCCTTCCACACCAGCATAGCTGTGACTGGATGTAGCAACAGCTGGCATAAAACCCTGGGTAGAAACTCGACTTTGGCAGGTAGATTTTATCAGAAAATAAAGGGGACTgaggtttcttttgcttttaaacttgCTGTTTGGCAAACAAGCCCTCCTGAACATAGGAAACTGCTTAGCAAGTAAGCCCGGAGAGAATCAGGAGTTTGCTTGACATGCTTCTGTCTTTTTGTTACAAGCGTCAAGGTAAGCGAGCACAGTCAGAGCTGCGTGTATATGCATGCCAAAACCATCTGTCTTCCTCTGCAGGCAGACCAGTGTGATGAGCTCCGGCAGGACAGAGACAGAGTGTGCAGGAGTCAGTCTGCGGAGGTCAGCGTTAGCGTCTGAACAGCTACAGCGTCTGCTCTTCTCACATACACTGGACTCACATGTTCCTTTCCCACTCCTCCAGGACTGCCGGTCACACTGCAACACACCGGTCTAATCAAAACACGAAAATCCATCAAGATGATTAAGAACAAatcaaaaaaccagaaaaaacgaAAAAGAAACATGAGTAATCAAAGTGAAATGTGGCCCCAGCTCAAAGTAAAACACACAAAGAGCAAGGCGCTCCCAGGGGCAAATCCCAGAGCAGCCGGTTGGCTGCCAGCTTGGATTGCAGAGTCCTCCCAGGCTGGGGGTTTCAGCCATCGCCGCCTCGGAGGATACCAACGTGGTCTGCGAAGGCTCTGTGTTGCAATGCAGAGAATGCCTTTGTCTGGTAAATCGATGATAGGAGAGCAGCGATTCCTGAGCACCACACGGGGGGCCTCGCAGCTGGCTGTGTGGTTTCAGTCAGAAATCATGGCCATAATGATAttgctgctcttcttttttcctcccttgcctggctctccccccatccccccccacacATTTAAAAGGTTCCTCGTGTAttagttacagaaataaaaaaatgcaactttagGAAATTCCTATGCCTTGTCAGCACCAGAGAGTTGCTCAGTTTCTCCCCTAAGACCCGAGTCATCAGTGTAGCTGCCAGACTACAAATTCCCACTGTACTTTAGAAAAGCTGTTTGCCTGAGTTTGCATGGCACGATTTGCCATGGTGCTGTTAGCCTTGGCTTCACGCAGGAGAAAACATCGTCTCTGGAAGAGGCAGCTTTGAGGAGCCTCAGAGATGCATGAGCCCTGCGAGAGCCTgtactgctgcagctgctccgtgTATGCAGCATTGGGGATAAAAAGAAGCCGTAGATGAATCTCTTCCTAAAGGCAGCCAAGGTCTTACTTCACCACCAGCCCAAACCACCGCCTCGGCCCATGAACATCGGACCAATAAGACAAATGGGCTCCGGTAAGTTGCGGTCACCCAGCAAGTTCCTGCGCATCGGCAAAGCAATTGTAGCTGTTCACACGAGCGTGCCTCGTTACGCTGGCGGAGAGGTGCTGTGACCCAGCTTCAACCTCGGCAAACTGGGGTAGGCCAGCCTGCTTCATCTTGCAGCAAGGGTGAGCCAAGAGAGAGCCCGGGCAGCAAAGACAACTCAAGCGATGGGCAGGAATTTGTCCTGTTGCCCTATTGCCTGAGCCTTTtggctgggaaaagaaaatacagcgtGGCACATGGAGCTTGTCTAGATCCAGACAGCCCTTCTGCTCCCTGCTTCCCAGTCTACTCTGAGGCGAAATTAATTCAGAAGAATTCTCCCCCAGTGTTTCTTTAATTACTGAAGTTATTATTTGTATTGTGATAGCCTCCATGGGTCCTCGCCACAGCCCGGCCACTCTTGTGCCAGGAGAATGCACACCACAGAGGTTTCAGAGACCATCAAGCACACACAGGAGAAACAAGAAACCTCAGTCGGCAACTAGAGCCCTATCTTGGTAGGCACTACCCACACACGTCGGCTAAGGAATAATGCAGCTCTCACATGGTTTATAGCTTTATTAAAATATGCTGGAAAGGAGCTGcctttggaagaaagcaaaagagagactAGTTCCCTACTCAAAGCAAGAGAGCTGCCTGCAGTGAAGAGGGCAGTAAGGCCCACAGGCAGCATTCCTCAAAGGATGGGTGGCTCCTGAATCATTAAGTGGATTCTTCCAGACATTGTGAAATATTCATACCTTGAGGGAagattagttttcttttttgccagTCATAACATAGGCTCTTCCCTAAACATGTTCATGAAAAGAGAAGAGCAGCTCTTTATTTGCTGACATTGTCTCGCTGTGCCCTTGTCTCTTGCCTTTTATTTAGATTGCAAGTTCTTTACAGCAGAGACCATCTTTCATCCTTTTTGCATGGCGTCACACATAAGGGGATATTGTCCATGACTAATGCGGGAGGGTAATACAAATAACGACGTTTCATGGCTAGGGCCATACAGAGGTTATCACTACTACAAACTGCAAACAACACTGCAGTTAAAGCTCTGATGAGCTCGGATGTGCTCTAGCAAATCTTACTACGATGGTTTGAGATGCAACTGCAGAGCTCAAGAGCAATTATCCTTGAATAGTAAGTTGTCACACCGAGGGGAGCAAAAGGCCCCTTAAGCCAAAGCTCCCAGAAGCCACTGACACAAATTTTGAGAAAAGGATACTTGTCTCAAACTCAGTATGTCTTTTAAGAAGTGCTGGCAGAACCCAGATGAACCTCATCCATCTCAAGCCATCTGAGAAACCACTTCAGCCAAATGGGACCAAAAGGAAGCTACATTTGCTAAATCCAGCTCTATCCTTGAGGCAGGTACAACCAGGACTGAGCAAAGGCAAACGCGGGAACTAAAATGGCTCCTTACTCCTAAAGGGAAAAGTGCCCCGGCACCCTTGTGCACTATGGAAGGAGGAGGGTACATTGACAGCAGGGCAGAAGCCACATGAGAGCACAGAGGCCAGTGGCTGAGCAGAAGGGCAGCAGGC includes these proteins:
- the C2H8orf76 gene encoding uncharacterized protein C8orf76 homolog, whose product is MEPLLGWQFEDSLFAPSRERGPASSAGPAGGAKHCEPGWFRSEGDGGEGGGGITASKFRADWAYRQRQFEKALCEYSNCLLLLPPSNIAMRRDVQEGQARCLSRLGRHEEALDIAEKMRNSATNTDHLTTVLNLQFAIYQGLEDVEKKITCLQQLICLHPFNPWYWKLLAEAYMSLLQSLSPIVIPETNLNQSEEVSVSDSSFKTSTGREINLQSHRSDGQKEGSWSSLATETKRENAVTCSSSQAAKEFLCTSEEPERMNEGKCSASESWEQNTSKKFGIKACASFIRARLLLQLTQLQQSSFALENNIKGQKEIDDKVARLGFTENSLLLMTKVMGQDLIPEKLKEEFQGEVKCIGPSALSSLVTASATEFEIKWFDNLQDDLCHFDRPFYSDIYLPPSVT